The stretch of DNA CCTGTAAAAAAAATATATAAAGTTGTTTCAGGAGATACTTTAAGTGGTATAGCTGTAAACCAAGGGGTAGCTCTATCTGTTTTAAGAAATAATAACCCTGATGTTACAAGCAATTTAAAAGTTGGACAAGAAATAGTTATTCCTTCAATAAATGGAATTTATTATAAAGTTAAAAAGGGAGATTCCCTTTATAAAATAGCTTATAAATTTAGAGTTGAATTGTCAGATATTAAACTATACAATGTTTTGGAAACTGAGGAATTATCAATAGGTCAAGAATTATTTTTAAAAGATCCAGATCCAGATGTTTTAAATAATATGAATTCTTTATTTAAAATGCCTGTGAAATATTCAGGAATAACAAGTCCATTTGGAAACAGATATCATCCTGTATTAAAAAGATATATTTTACATGCAGGGGTTGATTTAAGAGCTAGATATATACCTGTAAGTGCTGCAAGAAGTGGAGTAGTTATATTTGCTGGATATTCTAGAGGATATGGAAGGCTTATAAAAGTAAGACATGCAGATGGTTATGAAACAAGATATGCTCATTTAAATAAAATTTATGTTAAAAGAGGAGCTAGAGTTAGAATTGGTCAGGTTATTGCCCAAAGTGGTATGACTGGAAGAGTAACAGGACCACATTTACATTTTGAAATTAGAAAAAATGGAAGACCTCTAAATCCTATGAAATATTTAGAAAGATAATATTATTACACAATTTAGAGGGAAGAGATTCCCTCTAAATTTATATATTTATAAGAAATTGGTAACTATTATTAGGAGGAAACTGTGAATATTAAAGATTTTTTAGAGAAAAAAGATGTAAAAATAAGTGTGGAAAGGTATTTAATAAAAGCTATGAGTAACATGGCCATGGGTCTTTTTGCCTCACTTCTTATAGGAACAATTTTAAAAACAGTGGGATTAAAATTTGGTATAGATTATTTGGTAAAGGATGTTGCTCCAATGGCAATGAGTGCCCAAATGACAGGAGCTGCAATAGGTGTTGCAGTGGCTTATGGACTAAATGCCCCACCTTTAGTATTGTTTGCATCAACTATTACAGGTGCAAGTGGAAACCTTCTAGGTGGCCCTGCATGTGCCTTTATTGCTACAATTGTTGGAGTGGAGATTGGAAAATTAATATCAAGGGAAACAAAGTTGGATATTATACTAACTCCTGCCTTTACAATAGTGGCTGGAATGTTAGTTGGAAGTGCCATAGGACCAGTTATTTCAAAAATAATGTGGACCTTTGGAGAAATAATAATGAGAGCTACAGAGTTACAACCATTTTACATGGGAATTTTTGTTTCAGTTTTAGTTGGAATAGCTTTAACTTTACCAATTAGTAGTGTTGCTATTTGTATGATGCTAGGATTAGGTGGCATAGCAGCAGGGGCAGCTACAGTTGGATGCGCTTCTCAAATGATTGGCTTTGCAGTTATTAGTTTTAGAGAAAATGGATGGGGAGGATTCTTTGCCCAAGGCTTAGGAACTTCCATGCTTCAAATGAGTAATATTATAAAAAATTGGAAAATATGGATACCATCAATTTTAACCTCTGCAATTTTAGGTCCAGTTGCCACTATGGTTTTTAAAATGAAAAATAGTCCAATAGGGGCAGGAATGGGAACAAGTGGTTTAGTAGGACAGATTACAACAATATCAGTGATGGATTCAGGTCCTTCAATGTACATAGTGGTTTTATTTTTACACTTTATATTACCAGGGGTAATTTCTTTAATAATTTCAGAATTTATGAGAAAGAAAAATTGGATAAAATATGGGGATTTAAAATTGAATCTTTAATTTAAGGAGATAGTTATGAAAAAAACAAAGGAAATAAAAATAGGAAATATTTTAGTAGGGGGAAACAATCCAGTTATTATACAATCTATGACCAATACAAAAACAAGTGATGTTGAAAAAACAGTGGCTCAAATTTTAGAACTTGAAAAAGAAGGTTGTGAACTAGTAAGGGTAACAGTTAATAATGAGAAAGCAGGAAGAGCTATAAAAGAAATAAAGGATAAAATAAATATTCCCCTAGTAGCAGACATTCACTTTGACTATAAATTAGCTATTATGGCAATAGAAAATGGAATAGATAAGCTAAGAATTAATCCAGGAAACATAGGTAGTGATGAAAAAATTAAACTAGTTGTTCATAAGGCTAAGGAATATAATATTCCAATAAGAATAGGTGTAAATAGTGGATCTGTTGAAAAGAAGATTCTAGAAAAATATGGGGAAGTAACTGCAGATGGAATGGTTGAAAGTGCCATGTATCATGTGGGGCTTTTGGAAAAATTTGGATTTACCAATATAATTATTTCAATAAAAGCTAGTAATGTAAAAATGATGATAGATGCCTATAGAAAAATTAGTAATTTAGTTGATTACCCATTACATTTGGGAGTTACTGAAGCAGGAACTGCTTTTCAAGGAACTGTTAAATCAGCTATAGGAATTGGAAGTTTATTAGCAGATGGTATAGGGGATACTATTAGAGTTTCTCTAACAGAAAATCCAGTGGAAGAAATTAAAGTGGCAAAGGAAATATTAAAAGTTTTAGGATATAGAAAGGGAGTTGAAATAGTTTCTTGTCCAACTTGCGGGAGAACAGAAATAGATTTAATTTCTTTAGCTAAAGAAGTGGAAAATGAATTTAAATATTTAAATGAAGATATTAAAATAGCAGTTATGGGTTGTATTGTAAACGGACCTGGAGAAGCCAAGGAAGCTGACTTTGGAGTGGCTGGTGGAAAGGGAGAAGGTGTTATTTTTAAAAAAGGAGTGATTTTAAAAAAGGTAAAAGAAAAAGATATAATGATGGAACTAAAAAAATTAATAGAAAAAAAATAATAA from Fusobacterium sp. IOR10 encodes:
- a CDS encoding PTS transporter subunit IIC, coding for MKDFLEKKDVKISVERYLIKAMSNMAMGLFASLLIGTILKTVGLKFGIDYLVKDVAPMAMSAQMTGAAIGVAVAYGLNAPPLVLFASTITGASGNLLGGPACAFIATIVGVEIGKLISRETKLDIILTPAFTIVAGMLVGSAIGPVISKIMWTFGEIIMRATELQPFYMGIFVSVLVGIALTLPISSVAICMMLGLGGIAAGAATVGCASQMIGFAVISFRENGWGGFFAQGLGTSMLQMSNIIKNWKIWIPSILTSAILGPVATMVFKMKNSPIGAGMGTSGLVGQITTISVMDSGPSMYIVVLFLHFILPGVISLIISEFMRKKNWIKYGDLKLNL
- a CDS encoding peptidoglycan DD-metalloendopeptidase family protein; amino-acid sequence: MNVYLNENKSNNKKPRNRDFKIIILLTIIISLVISFVTLRPFSKEVVNLSKFADYYTNDETNEDGYMLLTSNYYSKKIVYNIKEKTVEIQDKDKKEAFQMPVKKIYKVVSGDTLSGIAVNQGVALSVLRNNNPDVTSNLKVGQEIVIPSINGIYYKVKKGDSLYKIAYKFRVELSDIKLYNVLETEELSIGQELFLKDPDPDVLNNMNSLFKMPVKYSGITSPFGNRYHPVLKRYILHAGVDLRARYIPVSAARSGVVIFAGYSRGYGRLIKVRHADGYETRYAHLNKIYVKRGARVRIGQVIAQSGMTGRVTGPHLHFEIRKNGRPLNPMKYLER
- the ispG gene encoding flavodoxin-dependent (E)-4-hydroxy-3-methylbut-2-enyl-diphosphate synthase, producing the protein MKKTKEIKIGNILVGGNNPVIIQSMTNTKTSDVEKTVAQILELEKEGCELVRVTVNNEKAGRAIKEIKDKINIPLVADIHFDYKLAIMAIENGIDKLRINPGNIGSDEKIKLVVHKAKEYNIPIRIGVNSGSVEKKILEKYGEVTADGMVESAMYHVGLLEKFGFTNIIISIKASNVKMMIDAYRKISNLVDYPLHLGVTEAGTAFQGTVKSAIGIGSLLADGIGDTIRVSLTENPVEEIKVAKEILKVLGYRKGVEIVSCPTCGRTEIDLISLAKEVENEFKYLNEDIKIAVMGCIVNGPGEAKEADFGVAGGKGEGVIFKKGVILKKVKEKDIMMELKKLIEKK